The Bdellovibrio bacteriovorus DNA segment CATGGTGTGTTCCGTGTTTTTCACAATTTCTTGCGCCGCTTTGCGTGCTTGGGCTTCAAGTGTGGCTTGTAAGCCTTGTCCTTTCGGAACTAAAAAATAAACAAAATCGCAATTCAAAGCCTCGGCCGTTTCTTGCATCGTCTTTAACGTGACGCTGCCATTGATCTCATCTTTTTCAATGCGATCGATGCGCTGTTTGATCACGCCCAAGCGATCGGCTAAATCCTGCATCGTCATTCCTAAGGCTTCACGGATTTCATTCACCCACCCATACTTAGGAAGTCTGCTTAAAAGAAATCTTTTGGATTCTTCAAAGCTTCGATCAATCTGATGTCGACGCAGTTTTGCTGTCTTAGATCCCATAAGTCCGCCTTCACAAAATCTATCTATATGTAGATATAATACTACATATCGTCTATATATAGATAGACCTTA contains these protein-coding regions:
- a CDS encoding mobile mystery protein A — its product is MGSKTAKLRRHQIDRSFEESKRFLLSRLPKYGWVNEIREALGMTMQDLADRLGVIKQRIDRIEKDEINGSVTLKTMQETAEALNCDFVYFLVPKGQGLQATLEAQARKAAQEIVKNTEHTMELEEQGTSKQSQQRLIESLTQDLLMKEDRKIWRTKNENSKSSRRDTSG